The genomic interval ATGGGCGGCCTGATTCTGGAAGGAACAGAGGCGAAGATCCTTTCCGATGTGGTGGCACAGTTTTATGCCTACCTGTCCGGCTGTATGTTCAACGATCCTGTGGGAATGGCCATTTATGCAGAGCTGCACTACATGATGTCCTCCCTCATGCTGGGAGAATGGTTTGAATAAAGAGCCGCGCCTGCGCTTTACTGATGAGGAACGGTCTGATCCTGCACTGGAAAAGCCGATCCGTAAAGCGGAGAAAGCTGCGGCCAGAGCAGATAAGGCGCAGGCCAATATCCCAAAGAAAAAGGTCAGGCAGACGGTCATTGACCCGGATACCGGAAAAAAGACCTCGAAGCTGACCTTTGAGGACAAGAAAAAGCCACCTTCCAAAGTTTCTCAAGGAGTCAGGGAAGCTCCCGTCCATCTGGTCGCAGGCAAGCTCCACAAAGAGATCCGGGAAACAGAGCAGGACAATGTGGGCGTGGAAAGCGCCCACAAGTCCGAGGAAGCGGTGGAGACCGGCGCTTATCTGGTGCGGGAGGGCTATCGCAGCCACAAGCTGAAGCCGTACCGCAAAGCAGCCCAGGCAGAGCGTCAACTGGAAAAGGCAAATGTAAATGTTCTGTACCAGAAATCTTTGCAGGAAAATCCCCAGTTTGCCAGCAACCCTCTTTCCCGCTGGCAGCAAAAGCAGGCCATCAAAAGGCAGTATGCCGCCGCCAAACACGCCGGTCAGACTGCCGGAAATACCGCCCAGGCTGCATCTAAAACCGGAAAAGCCGCAAGGACGGTAAAAGAAAAGGTACAGCAGGCAGGGGCATTCGTCATGCGCCACAAGAAGGGTTTCCTGATGGCAGGGGTTTTGTTCCTCATTACCTGTATGCTGATGAATACCATGTCCTCCTGCTCCATGATGGCGCAGAGCATCGGTTCCGTTCTCTCCGGCACCACCTATCCGTCGGATGACCCGGAAATGCTGGCGGTGGAGGCAGATTATGCAGCCAGAGAAGTCCAGTTGCAGGAGGAAATCGACAACATTGAAAACAGCCACCCAGGGTATGACGAGTATCGCTATGACCTTGGTATGATCGGCCATGACCCTCATGAGCTGGCAGCATTTCTGTCTGCCGTCTTGCAAGGTTACACCCGGCAGAGCGCTCAGACAGAGCTGGCGCGTGTGTTTGCAGCACAGTATCAGCTGACGCTTACTGAGGAAGTGGAGATTCGCTACCGCACGGAGACCTCCACCGACCCGGAGACCGGCGAGACCACCTCAGAAGAAGTCCCCTATGAGTATTACATTTTGAATGTGAAACTCACCAGCAAGCCCATTTCCGCTGTGGCGTCGGAGTTACTGACCTCGGAGCAGATGGAAATGTATCAGGTTTACCGGCAGACCATGGGCAATAAGCCGCTGTTGTTTGGCGGTGGTTCCCCTGACATGAGCAATTCCGAGGACTTGACCGGTGTACAGTTTGTAAATGGAACCCGTCCCGGAAATCCGCAGTTGGTGGAGCTGGCCAAGCGTCAGGTCGGCAATGTGGGTGGCTATCCTTATTGGAGCTGGTATGGCTTTGACAGCCGCGTGGAGTGGTGCGCCTGCTTTGTATCCTGGTGTTATAACCAGGCTGGAAAAAGTGAGCCGCGCTTTGCAGGCTGTGAGTGGCAGGGCGTTCCGTGGTTCCAGTCTCATGGACAATGGGGTGCAAGAGGCTATAACAATCTGGCTCCCGGAGATGCAATTTTCTTTGATTGGGATTTAGATGGGACAGCGGACCATGTGGGTATAGTGATCGGTACGGATGGCAGCCGTGTTTATACGGTGGAGGGAAATTCCGGCGATGCCTGCAAGATCAAAAGTTATGACCTGAATTATCAAAGTATTAAGGGCTACGGCCTGATGAACTGGTAACAGACTTTGTGGAAAGGAGTGAACGGTTATGGCAAAAAACAAAATTGAACGTATCGACCAGGAAATTGAGAAAACCCGTGAGAAGATTGCGGAATATCAGGAAAAGCTCAAGACCCTGGAAGCACAGAAAACGGAGGCAGAGAATCTGGAAATCGTTCAGATGGTTCGTGCGTTACGCATGACTCCAGCACAGCTGAACGCTATGCTTTCCGGTGGAATGAACCACGGCAGAGATACGGCACTGTCGGAATCAAATAATCAGGAGGCTACCGCTTATGAAGAATAAAAGAATTTGCAAAACACTTTCCGCCATTTGCCTGACAATGGTTGTGGCATTTGGCTTTACGATCCCTGCTTTCGCACAGGGGTCAGAACAGGCTCCGGCGGCACCGGCAGAGGATTCTACCAATGACAGCAATGTGATTGTGGAAGAAACAGAACCGGCACCGGCACTTACACCGGAGGGGAATGCGGCATTGGTGGATGATTTTGGAGGCAATAAGCAGCTTATTACTGTTACGACCAAAGCTGGAAATTACTTTTACATCCTGATTGACAGGGCGAATGAGGACAAGGAGACTGCTGTTCACTTTCTGAATCAGGTGGACGATGCAGACCTTGCGGCGCTGATGGAAGATGGAAAAGCAAAAGAGGAGCCGCCTGCGGTATGCAGCTGCACGACAAAATGTGAAGCAGGGGCAGTCAATACGGCTTGTCCGGTCTGTGCAACTGATAAGAGTAAATGTACGGGCAAAGCACCGGAACCTCCGGCAGAAATATCGGAGCCGGAAAAGGAGAAGCCTGCCGGACTGAATCCGGCTGCGCTGGTCCTTTTACTGGCTCTGCTTGGTGGCGGTGGCGTATTTGCCTATTTGAAGCTCGTTAAGAACAAGCCTAAGACCAAGGGCAATGACAGTCTGGACGATTATGATTATGGCGAGGAAGATTCCGAGGAATGGGAAACCGAAAATGAGGAGTCGGACGAGCCGGACGCTGACGGGGGCAGCACAGAAGAAGATGACGAGGACAGCGTGAAATGACCCGTTTCACAGACAGTCCCTATGAACGCATGATGACACGCAGGCCGGAGGGCGGGAGGGAAACTTCCCGTCCTCCTTCTTTACCCCACAACCACCCCTGCTATGGCTGCGGGAGTTATGGAAGCCCCTGCGTAGGCATCTGCCATCGTGAGATGGAACGCTGGCTCAAAGAAAGGAAACGAAAAAAATGAGTGTTCTGATTATATTTATCAAGCTGATTGCTGTTTTTGACCTGCTGGTGATCGCCGTGTATTTTGGCGGCGACATTCTTTCTACCATGTTAAACAAACTTCGGAGAAAGCCAAAGCAAGATGACCCCTTTGATTTCTCCTTAGATACCGTGACAGTTTCATTGTCCATAGATTCTATCCGTCAGCTTTATTCCGGTGACGCGGCAGAGTTTGTGGAAGAAAAGATCCTGCCAAATGCGGAGAAAACAATGGCCGTTTTGACGGAACAAGAACAGACGGCGACTCGTCTGCTCTTATCTGCTCTGATCGGTTTTCTTGCAGCAGAAGCTCCTATGGATGAACAGAGCTTTCCTTTGATGATGGAACTTCTGAACTGCATGGAAGGGGAAAAAGAAGATGGTTGCCAGGATGCAGTAGATAGTTTACTTGAAGATGCCGCCTGCAATACCCGCCGTCACGAAGAATATTACAGCAATTATCAACGCTACCAGCTGATGCAGGTGGATAAAACCCGTGTCATTTTGGCTTGTCGTATCATCATCAATGACCTGCTGGGGAAACTGTACCGCTATGACTACCGGTTTGGTTATAACCTGCTACTGGATGAGGAAAACAGCATAGAGAAAAAACTGCACACGCCTGTGCGGGAAGAATGGGAGGCTGAAGATGATGAGATATAAACTGGTAATCGCTGAAAAACCATCGGCTGCACAAAGTCTGGCCGCCGTGATCGGCGCGACTGCTCGTAAGGACGGCTATCTGGAGGGGAACGGCTGGCGTGTCAGCTGGTGCGTGGGCCATCTGGCCGGTCTTGCGGATGCAGACAGCTATGACCCCAAGTACGCCAAGTGGCGATATGATGACCTGCCTATTCTGCCGGAGCATTGGCAGATGGTGGTGGGAAAGGATAAGAAAAAGCAGTTTGATATTCTCAAAAAGCTGATGAACGCCCCGGATGTGATGGAAGTGGTAAATGCCTGTGATGCCGGACGCGAGGGTGAGCTGATCTTCCGCAGCGTCTATGAGCTGGCAGGCTGCCAAAAGCCCATGAAACGCCTCTGGATTTCTTCGATGGAGGACTCCGCCATAAGGGAGGGCTTTGCAAACCTGCGCCCCGGTGCGGACTATGACGGACTTAGGGATGCTGCCCTCTGCCGTGCCAAGGCCGACTGGCTGGTGGGGATCAATGCCACAAGGCTTTTTTCCGTGCTGTATCACCGCACACTCAACATCGGGCGCGTGATGTCCCCAACGCTGGCACTCATTGTCCAGCGAGAAGCTGAGATCGACACTTTTAAGCCGGTTCCCTTTTATACCGTGGCGCTGGAGCTGCCCGGTCTTACCGTATCCGGGGAGCGCATGGCGGATAAAGCTGCTGCCGAACAGCTGAAAGAAGCCTGTCAGGGTGCAAATGTCACAATCAAAAAGGTGGAGCGCAAGGAAAAGTCCGAAAAGCCACCTGCCCTTTATGACCTGACTACTCTGCAAAGAGATGCCAACCGCCTGCTTGGATTTACGGCCCAGCAGACCCTAGACTATCTGCAAAGCTTGTATGAAAAGAAGCTCTGCACCTATCCCCGTACTGACAGCCGCTATCTGACCGGTGATATGGCAGACAGCCTGCCGGTGTTGGTGAATCTGGTTGCCAATGCTATGCCGTTTCGCAAAGGGATCGCCATTACCTGTGATCCGCAGACAGTCATCAACGATAAGAAAGTAACCGACCACCACGCAGTAATCCCTACCAGAAATCTCAAGGATGCAGACCTTTCTGCCCTTCCTGCGGGAGAAAAAGCGGTGCTGGAGCTGGTGGCCCTGCGTCTGCTGTGTGCCGTGGCCCAGCCCCATATCTATTCGGAAACCGTTGTGATTGCAGCGTGTGCCGGTAGGGAGTTTACCGCCAAAGGAAAAACGGTGAAGCACCCCGGATGGAAAGCACTGGAGGACGCCTACCGTGCCAAAATGAAGGATGCAGAGCCGAAAAAAGAGGGCGCAGAGAAAGCCCTGCCGGAGCTGACCGAAGGACAGACCCTTTCGGTTGTTGCTGCAATCGTCAAAGAAGGCAAAAGCAGTCCGCCCCTGCACTTTACGGAGGACACTCTGTTGTCCGCGATGGAGACTGCCGGAAAAGAGGATATGCCGGAGGATGCCGAGCGAAAAGGTCTGGGGACACCGGCCACCCGTGCCGGTATTTTGGAAAAGCTGGTATCTGCCGGTTTTCTGGAACGAAAAAAGAGCAGGAAAACGGTGCAGCTTCTCCCTTCCCACGATGCAGTTTCCCTGATCACCGTTCTGCCGGAACAACTGCAATCGCCGCTTCTGACTGCCGAGTGGGAGTACCGACTGGGCGAGATCGAGCGCGGGCAGCTTGCCCCGGAGGAGTTTTTGGACGGGATCAGCACCATGCTGAAAGATCTGGTGGGAACTTATCAGGTCATCAAAGGAACTGAGTACCTGTTCACTCCGCCCCGTGAGGTGGTGGGCAAATGCCCTCGCTGCGGCGGTGAAGTTGCAGAACTGCAAAAAGGCTTCTTCTGTCAGAATGATTCTTGCAAATTTGCAATCTGGAAAAATAACAAATGGTGGGCTGCCAAGAAAAAACAGCCGACCAAGGCTGTGGTGTCTGCACTGCTTAACGATGGCCGTGTCCGTGTGACGGGGCTATATTCGGAGAAAACCGGCAAGACCTACGATGCCACTGTGGTTTTGGAGGACGATGGACAGTACGCCAACTTCAAGCTGGAATTTGATCAGCGGAAAGGAGGCAGCCGATGAAGCTCTCTTTAGTGGAACGGGAAACCATTCTCCTTTATAACCAGGCAGAACCAATGGCTGAGGTCTACACCCACGATCCCCGTCTGATGGAGAAGCTGGAACTGCTGGCAAAAAAGCACCCCGACCAGATCACCCGAAAGGACGCCCATAACTTTACCGTCCCAAAGCGGTGTGTATCAGTCCGGGAGCCATATAGCGTAGAACGCCGCAAAGCCGCCAGTGAGCGTGCGAAAGCTGCCGGATACCAGCCCCCTGTGAGAAAGTCCAGCAGTTAAAGGCACATGACAGAGAATGTATTTGAAGCAGTCAAGCAGTCGGTCAGCACCAGAGATGCGGCAGCGTTTTATGGGATCGAGGTCAAACGAAATGGCATGGCCTGCTGTCCCTTTCACGATGATAAGAACCCCAGCATGAAGGTAGACCAGCGGTTCCACTGCTTTGGCTGCGGTGAAGATGGGGATGTGATCGACTTTACCGCAAAGCTCTTTGACCTCTCCCCAAAAGAAGCGGCGGAGAAACTGGCACAGGACTTTGGCCTAATCTATGACAGTCAGGCCCCTCCCCGTAGGAGATATGTCCGGCAGAAAACAGAGGCACAAAAGTTTCGGGAGGACCGGCAGCGGTGTTATCGCGTACTGTCCGATTACTACTATCTGCTGAAAAAATGGGAGGCCGACAATTCTCCCCGGACACCGGAGGAAGAACCGCACCCCCGTTTTGTGGAAGCAATCCAGAAGAAAACCTATGTAGAGTACCTGTTGGACCTTTTTTTTTATGAAAGTGAAGAAGAACAAAAGGCATGGATTGCAGAACACACAGCAGAAATCACACATTTGGAAAGGAGATTGAAAATCATGGCTGAGAACAAACACACCAACCGAGAGCGGCTAAGGGAAATCACAGATGGCATCGAGCAGGGGATCAAGGAACTGTTTGAGAGTGAAAAGTATATGCGCTATCTGTCCGTCATGTCCCGCTTCCACCGCTATTCGGTAAACAACACCATGCTCATCTATATGCAGAAGCCGGACGCTACATTGGTAGCCGGATACAATAAGTGGAAAGACCAGTTTGAGCGTCATGTAAAAAAGGGCGAGCATGGCATTACCATCATTGCTCCCACACCATATAAGAAGAAAATCGAGGAGCAGAAACTGGACCCGGATACCAAGGCTCCGATTTTGGATAAAGACGGAAAGATCGTCACAGAGGAAAAAGAAATCGAGATCCCCATGTTTCGCCCGGTCAAGGTCTTTGATGTGAGCCAGACCGACGGGAAACCTTTGCCTGAGCTTGCTTCCTCCCTTTCCGGCAATGTGCCAAATTATGAGGCATTCATGGAGGCTCTGCGCCGCAGTGCGCCGGTGCCGATCACTTTTGAAGCAATGGCCGCCGATACGGACGGCTATTTTTCTGCCGATCATCAGAAAATCGCCATTCGCCAGGGCATGAGTGAGGTGCAGACGGTTTCGGCCACAGTACACGAGATTGCCCACAGCAAGCTCCACAATCAGAAAAAGATTCAGATTGCCAATGACGAGCAATATCAGGAGATCGAGCTGTTTGATAAACCCGGTCTGTTCTCCAATGGGCGGATTGTCCGTGATAATCTGCCGGAGGGCGTTTATTGCTATGACCTGCGCGGTTCTGACTACGACCCCGGAGAGCCGGTCTGTGTAGAAGAACAAGTGGTTGTAAACCATGCAGGTTCCGTTCTGCTGACAGAGCCGCTGGAGCTGGCGGAAGATGGACGCCTGATGCTGACCGAGGAAGAAGGGCTGAATTTTGTTGGCGGCTTTTCTACCCTCACCCAGTTTTTGCAAGAACAGAGGAAAGACCGCCACACGGAGGAAGTGGAGGCTGAAAGCATCTCCTATGCAGTCTGCAAATATTTTGGCATCGAGACCGGAGAAAACAGCTTCGGCTATATTGCAAGCTGGAGTCAGGGCAAGGAGCTGAAAGAGCTGAGAGCCAGTTTGGAGACCATCAATAAGACCTCCGGCACTTTGATCTCTGACATTGAGCGCCACTATAAGGAAATATGTAAAGAGCGTGGGATTGATCCCCATGCAAAGGCAGAGCCGGAAACCGCCCCGATAGAGCAGCCAACCGGCAATCTGACTTACTATGTGGCAGAGTGCATGGAGTTTTCAAACCTTGGAGAATATCACGATAACCTGTCTTTGGAGGAGGCGGTCCGCATCTATCAGGAAATTCCGGCAGAGCGAATGAACGGGATCAAGGGCATTGGCTTTGAGCTGAAAGACGGAAGCGACTATGAAGGACCGTTTCCAATTTTGACCGGGCAGACCATTGACCTGGACACTATTCAGGCAATCGACTATTACCGTGACAATCCGCTGGTACAGAAAGCGGTAAAGGAACTGGCTGCGGCCATGTCGGAAATGGAGGTACTGGGGGCGGATGCCAACCGGCAGGAGGCTTTGTTTCTGATCAACGATACTACCTATTTTCATATCCAACCTTGTGACAGCGGATGGGACTACACTCTTTACGATGCTGCGTCCATGAAAGAGCTGGATGGTGGTCAGCTGGATATGCCGGAGCTTTCCTGCATGAAGGCAGTTCTCCAGATTTGTGATGATAACGATCTGGACAGCACTTTGCTCAGACGCGCTCCCTTGTCTATGGTTGAGACCTTGCAGGAAGCTGCTTATGAGCAGATGCAAGCAGAGGCAAGTCAGATGACCGCTTCTGCCCAGCTGCCGGAAGCGCAGGAGCAGGCACTGGATGAATACCCCATGCCAGATGAGCAGGTATCCACACAGGATATGCAGGAATACGGCTACTCCTATGATGGGATGCTCCCTGTTACCAGAGAACGGGCGTTGGAACTGGATGCCGCCGGTTTGACCGTCTATGTGCTGCATGAGGACAATACGGAGAGCATGGTGTTTGACCCGCAGGAAATCATGGATCATGGCGGTCTTTTCGGTGTGGACCATGAGGAATGGGAGAAAAGCCCTCAGTTCCACGAAAAGGTCATGGAGCGTCAGGAACATCAGCAGGAACGCGAACAGGCATTTCTCTCCCAGAACAGAGATTGCTTTGCCATCTATCAGGTAAGTCGTGACGATCCGCAGAATGTGCGCTTTATGAATCTGGACTGGTTAAAGTCCCATAACATTTCCATAGACCGCAGCAATTATGACCTCATTTACACAGCTCCTCTGAGGGAGTCTGGCACTGTGCCGGAGCAGCTGGAAAAACTCTATCAGCAATTCAATCTGGAAAAGCCCGTGGACTTTCACAGTCCCTCCATGAGCGTCAGCGACATCGTTGCGATCAGACAGGACGGTAAGGTATCCTGTCATTACTGTGACAGTGTTGGTTTTACCCAGATCCCCGGATTCCTGCCAGAAAACCCGCTGAAAAATGCGGAAATGATGCTGGAGGACGATTACGGCATGATCGACGGTATCATCAACAATGGCGCAAAAGAACCTACGGTGGCAGAGCTGGAACAGCAGGCCCGAAGCGGTCAGCCCATTTCCCTGATGGAGTTGGCAGCCGCCACCCATCGGGAGGAACGGGAAAAGAAAAAGTCCGTCATGGAGCAGCTGAAAGGCCAGCCCAAGACAGAACACAAAAAGACAGCACCCAAAAAGAGTGCGGAAAGGGAGATTTGATATGGGCAACTTTACTTTTGAGGAAATGAACCTGATGTGCATTTACAATACCGGCAGCCGCACCGGGCTGATTGACAGTCTGCGTGAGATGCGCGGCGAGCTTTCGCCGGAGGAAACGGAGCTGAAAGAGTTGACCGACAGCGCTCTTACGAAGCTCTGTGCGATGACCGATGAGAAGTTTGCCGAACTGGAGCTGTACCCGGATTTTGA from Clostridiales bacterium carries:
- a CDS encoding CHAP domain-containing protein, translating into MNKEPRLRFTDEERSDPALEKPIRKAEKAAARADKAQANIPKKKVRQTVIDPDTGKKTSKLTFEDKKKPPSKVSQGVREAPVHLVAGKLHKEIRETEQDNVGVESAHKSEEAVETGAYLVREGYRSHKLKPYRKAAQAERQLEKANVNVLYQKSLQENPQFASNPLSRWQQKQAIKRQYAAAKHAGQTAGNTAQAASKTGKAARTVKEKVQQAGAFVMRHKKGFLMAGVLFLITCMLMNTMSSCSMMAQSIGSVLSGTTYPSDDPEMLAVEADYAAREVQLQEEIDNIENSHPGYDEYRYDLGMIGHDPHELAAFLSAVLQGYTRQSAQTELARVFAAQYQLTLTEEVEIRYRTETSTDPETGETTSEEVPYEYYILNVKLTSKPISAVASELLTSEQMEMYQVYRQTMGNKPLLFGGGSPDMSNSEDLTGVQFVNGTRPGNPQLVELAKRQVGNVGGYPYWSWYGFDSRVEWCACFVSWCYNQAGKSEPRFAGCEWQGVPWFQSHGQWGARGYNNLAPGDAIFFDWDLDGTADHVGIVIGTDGSRVYTVEGNSGDACKIKSYDLNYQSIKGYGLMNW
- a CDS encoding YodL domain-containing protein, producing the protein MTENVFEAVKQSVSTRDAAAFYGIEVKRNGMACCPFHDDKNPSMKVDQRFHCFGCGEDGDVIDFTAKLFDLSPKEAAEKLAQDFGLIYDSQAPPRRRYVRQKTEAQKFREDRQRCYRVLSDYYYLLKKWEADNSPRTPEEEPHPRFVEAIQKKTYVEYLLDLFFYESEEEQKAWIAEHTAEITHLERRLKIMAENKHTNRERLREITDGIEQGIKELFESEKYMRYLSVMSRFHRYSVNNTMLIYMQKPDATLVAGYNKWKDQFERHVKKGEHGITIIAPTPYKKKIEEQKLDPDTKAPILDKDGKIVTEEKEIEIPMFRPVKVFDVSQTDGKPLPELASSLSGNVPNYEAFMEALRRSAPVPITFEAMAADTDGYFSADHQKIAIRQGMSEVQTVSATVHEIAHSKLHNQKKIQIANDEQYQEIELFDKPGLFSNGRIVRDNLPEGVYCYDLRGSDYDPGEPVCVEEQVVVNHAGSVLLTEPLELAEDGRLMLTEEEGLNFVGGFSTLTQFLQEQRKDRHTEEVEAESISYAVCKYFGIETGENSFGYIASWSQGKELKELRASLETINKTSGTLISDIERHYKEICKERGIDPHAKAEPETAPIEQPTGNLTYYVAECMEFSNLGEYHDNLSLEEAVRIYQEIPAERMNGIKGIGFELKDGSDYEGPFPILTGQTIDLDTIQAIDYYRDNPLVQKAVKELAAAMSEMEVLGADANRQEALFLINDTTYFHIQPCDSGWDYTLYDAASMKELDGGQLDMPELSCMKAVLQICDDNDLDSTLLRRAPLSMVETLQEAAYEQMQAEASQMTASAQLPEAQEQALDEYPMPDEQVSTQDMQEYGYSYDGMLPVTRERALELDAAGLTVYVLHEDNTESMVFDPQEIMDHGGLFGVDHEEWEKSPQFHEKVMERQEHQQEREQAFLSQNRDCFAIYQVSRDDPQNVRFMNLDWLKSHNISIDRSNYDLIYTAPLRESGTVPEQLEKLYQQFNLEKPVDFHSPSMSVSDIVAIRQDGKVSCHYCDSVGFTQIPGFLPENPLKNAEMMLEDDYGMIDGIINNGAKEPTVAELEQQARSGQPISLMELAAATHREEREKKKSVMEQLKGQPKTEHKKTAPKKSAEREI
- a CDS encoding conjugal transfer protein TraG, with product MSVLIIFIKLIAVFDLLVIAVYFGGDILSTMLNKLRRKPKQDDPFDFSLDTVTVSLSIDSIRQLYSGDAAEFVEEKILPNAEKTMAVLTEQEQTATRLLLSALIGFLAAEAPMDEQSFPLMMELLNCMEGEKEDGCQDAVDSLLEDAACNTRRHEEYYSNYQRYQLMQVDKTRVILACRIIINDLLGKLYRYDYRFGYNLLLDEENSIEKKLHTPVREEWEAEDDEI
- a CDS encoding transposon-transfer assisting family protein; its protein translation is MGNFTFEEMNLMCIYNTGSRTGLIDSLREMRGELSPEETELKELTDSALTKLCAMTDEKFAELELYPDFDQ
- a CDS encoding DUF4366 domain-containing protein, with protein sequence MKNKRICKTLSAICLTMVVAFGFTIPAFAQGSEQAPAAPAEDSTNDSNVIVEETEPAPALTPEGNAALVDDFGGNKQLITVTTKAGNYFYILIDRANEDKETAVHFLNQVDDADLAALMEDGKAKEEPPAVCSCTTKCEAGAVNTACPVCATDKSKCTGKAPEPPAEISEPEKEKPAGLNPAALVLLLALLGGGGVFAYLKLVKNKPKTKGNDSLDDYDYGEEDSEEWETENEESDEPDADGGSTEEDDEDSVK
- a CDS encoding DNA topoisomerase 3 → MMRYKLVIAEKPSAAQSLAAVIGATARKDGYLEGNGWRVSWCVGHLAGLADADSYDPKYAKWRYDDLPILPEHWQMVVGKDKKKQFDILKKLMNAPDVMEVVNACDAGREGELIFRSVYELAGCQKPMKRLWISSMEDSAIREGFANLRPGADYDGLRDAALCRAKADWLVGINATRLFSVLYHRTLNIGRVMSPTLALIVQREAEIDTFKPVPFYTVALELPGLTVSGERMADKAAAEQLKEACQGANVTIKKVERKEKSEKPPALYDLTTLQRDANRLLGFTAQQTLDYLQSLYEKKLCTYPRTDSRYLTGDMADSLPVLVNLVANAMPFRKGIAITCDPQTVINDKKVTDHHAVIPTRNLKDADLSALPAGEKAVLELVALRLLCAVAQPHIYSETVVIAACAGREFTAKGKTVKHPGWKALEDAYRAKMKDAEPKKEGAEKALPELTEGQTLSVVAAIVKEGKSSPPLHFTEDTLLSAMETAGKEDMPEDAERKGLGTPATRAGILEKLVSAGFLERKKSRKTVQLLPSHDAVSLITVLPEQLQSPLLTAEWEYRLGEIERGQLAPEEFLDGISTMLKDLVGTYQVIKGTEYLFTPPREVVGKCPRCGGEVAELQKGFFCQNDSCKFAIWKNNKWWAAKKKQPTKAVVSALLNDGRVRVTGLYSEKTGKTYDATVVLEDDGQYANFKLEFDQRKGGSR
- a CDS encoding DUF4315 family protein, translating into MAKNKIERIDQEIEKTREKIAEYQEKLKTLEAQKTEAENLEIVQMVRALRMTPAQLNAMLSGGMNHGRDTALSESNNQEATAYEE
- a CDS encoding immunoglobulin — its product is MKLSLVERETILLYNQAEPMAEVYTHDPRLMEKLELLAKKHPDQITRKDAHNFTVPKRCVSVREPYSVERRKAASERAKAAGYQPPVRKSSS